ATCAAaggaaccaaaaagaaaatgaagttgaaaTAATTTAAGAGTTCAAAAAACATCACAGTGAGAGCAGAGATTCAAGACGGTggattaggaaaaaaacacagtgtttagatcttgatctgggtggtagTTATCgcaaatgtatacatatgtaaaaagtaaaagaacTGAACATTAAAATCAGTGTGCTTCATACACTTTCTGTATGTGTTacaccacaataaaaagaaaatacaaaacaaaaaaatctagtgCATGGGAAAAACCATCAGAACCTTGACTTTCTTGGCccttattttatgatttaatataattttttttgataTATGGGAGAGGGGCACCATAATCTTGACAATGCTTTAGGCCTCTAGATGTCCCTGGTActaatgaatatttgttataGGGAGTAAGAGATTCACCTTTATATtcctagtgcctggcacaaagttgGAGCTATTGCAGTTCATgtgtgatggatggatggatggatggatggatggatggatggatggatggatggatggatgagctCTGCCAGCATCTGGGATGTGTCAGCCCAAACCTGAATCCAACTCCAAGGGTTCCTAATACTCCAGAACCtggccctccctcctcccagccccgcTGGCCCTGCCCCTACCCCAGCAGCTCTGGATGCTGTCCTGAAGTTCATGTCCCCTGCAGTCTGGGGAGAGATCACAGAAAAGCCTCCGGTAAGGCTGGGGACCAAGGAAACAAGGGGGGCAGCTCAACTCATGGGGAGCTCTGGAAAGGGCTCCTTGTCTCCTAAATACCACCCACATCTATCCAGTCCCCGAAGCACCTTCCCCAGGGCCAGGAAAACCATGTCACCTCTGGCGAGGAGGCAAGAGGGACTGACTGAGGAGGATGATAGCTCACGCTGCTGCCTGACAGTGGACAGCACGAGGGAGGTGGTGAAAGCAGAAGGGGAGTGACCAAAGGGGAGAGAGACTAGGGGGGACCAGGACTTGGGGCCCCTGAGGCTCTAGGGCCACTTACCAGGCAGCTGCTGCGTGAAATTGAGTTCCTTCTGGTATGTGGGCTGCGTATATGACCAGATTTGCACCTCAGCCCCCAGAGCAGCCTCGAAACAGTCAAATACTACAGAGCCCTGTGAGGAGAGGGGTGGCAGAAAGCTGGTGGTATAGGGTTTAGAATCTGGCCAAAGGCTCTAGCTACTCTGCGTGgacccctcccttcttccctaaTTAATGACTGTATTTGTACGGTATGGCTTGAAATTCTGCCATTGAAGTTTCCCTCAAGAGCCCCCAATTCTAAAGCACACACCCTCAATAGGGGTGTCAGCAGGGCAGGAATAAGGGCCCTGGCTGCTTGAGTCCCTGCCCCAACCCTGGCTGTCCTGGATCACGTGGATAAAGCAAGGTGCTCAGACACCCCTCCCCACAGCAGTGGTTTTCACATCCAGTGCCTCACTGGTCCTCACGATTGCCCTGGGAGGTAGGCCAACAAATGTTCTCTACAATTTCCCAGATCAGAGGATATTAGCTGGGGGTAGGAGGAAGTCACAGGGTTCAGTGATTTGGCCTGAGTGGGGATACACCCCCCTGAGGTAGCCCCAACACCCTGCACCATGGGGCAGACATGGTATGGCAGGAAGTCAAAGGAGTGGATCCTGCCCACAAACTTTCCCTCTCCcagtctcagtttccctatctggaAAATGAGGGTAATGATAATCCCTAGTTCATGGCATTATCacatcatttaattctcacaagaaccATATGAAATAGGACTACTCttatccccacttcacagacaGGAAAACTAAGGCATGAAAGGCTAAAAGGACTTGCCTACAGCTCTGATCCCAATCAGGACTTAAAGAAATCATGCATTTGGAAGCACTTTACAGATTTCATATTTAGAGGTGAtggttattgttgttattatttcacATACCACAGACTGACCAGGCTGCACAAGGGCAGCAGGCACTTCCACCTCCAGCAGGACACAGCGGGCAGTAGTGTAGCTATGGAAGGAGAGTAGAACTTGGGCCTGGAGAGAGGCTGTGAGCAACAGGGCAGGGGGTTGGTCAGGCCCAGGGACCACACGCGGTCCTAGTGAGGGGCAGTTGGGTCAGCCAGCTTGTCCTCACCATTCCTAGGCCCCTCACGCTCTGAGTCAGCTACTCTTCCAAGTCCTTCCTCATCTTTAGGCTCTTCCCAGTGCCCTGGAAGGACCCAAGAACGAGGCCCAGGTCAGGCCCCCTGCTCTGGGCTGGCTTTGGGTTTGGCTTCCAGAAAGTGCAGTTTGAGGAAgcaggggccaggcctggggcctAGGGGTTGGATGGGGAGACCAGACTGGCCTGGGGGTCCTTCAGCAGCATCCTCCAGGAGGACAGAGGCTGTCCAGGGCTGCCTGGCAGATAGATGCCCCAGTACTTAGGCCCCTCCCATGtatacatggatgacatactcaCCACGCACAGCCAAGTGGACagccacacgcacacacaggtcACAGTCAGTCTCCTGGTGGCACCTCAGCACCAGCTCTGTCTGCAGGCGTGTGGGCACCAGCACGGGTCCTGGAGCGGACACAATGCTCCCAGGCAGGCAGAACAAGTCACCGTCTGCGCATGAAGGACTGGGTGAGCGCTGAAGCAGTTCCAAACCCAGAGTTTGGTTGTACCTGACACCCCCCAGAGGGCCAAAGAGCTTTGGGCAATTCCTGGGCTGAGGGATGGCCATGAGGGCATGGAACTGGGACAGCTCCCCTCCCTTCCACCAACCTTGGAAGTCCTTTTCTCTCTAAAAGTAGGGCTACTCACCCCAGAGGTGGCAGGAGAGGCCCTGGGAAGGAGGTAAAGGAGAGTCAGAGATTAGGCTCCCAAATCTAACCATCGTTCCCTGTCTGAGACCCCCCCACCTATCTCTTTCTGGGGTTTCCTATCCCAAGCTCCTCCCAGAGGAAGACAGACCAGGCtcttgcccaccccccaccccgttcCTCTCTTACCCCATCAGTACCAGACAGACCAGCCAGGGCAGTTCTGGcggtggtggtggcagtgacaGGAGCCAGGCTAGGGCCCTGATGGGCCTCAGACTGAACCGTGAGCCTTCCCCAACCCTCCCCAGACTCGACTCACCGGAGAGCAGCGAGCAGTGTCCTGAGGCCCCACAATTCTCTCCAGAGAGAGGACCACGGGGCTTCGGCCCAGGGCCAAGGACAGCAGGAACCAGGGCACAGGCATCTTCCAGGTGCCAGGCAGCACCCAGGCCTGAGGCCCTGTCCTGCCCCCCCAAGGGGGGGCAGACACCTCACCTCTGCTCCCACTCAGCCCTGTGCCTTTGGGAAGGAGGGCCCAGAATGTCTCCCCAGCCTCCGGGGTCCCAGCGCTGGCTGGCTGGGGCACTCCCCTCCTGGGAGTCCTGATTCCACTCTCAGTCCCGGCCAACGAGTGCTTTCGTTTTGGCTCCCGGCAGGCAGCTGGCTGTTCCCGCCCCACCCTGGTCCTCCCACCAATACCAGGCCTGGAAGCCAGCAGCCTTGGACTGGGGTGGTGGcctcccctccttctttccctcctttcctcctcctcccctgctgacACCTAGCTGGGAGGGCCCCTGGAGAGGGCAGCAGCAGACTCATGGCTGAGTAAGGAAGCTCTTATTCATCCTGAAAGTCCCTAAGGAGGGCCTGGGCAATCCTGGGGCATTCTTGCTTCCCACATGATTCTGGGATCTTGGTGCCCACTGGGTCCCCTCTTACTGGGCACCCCAGGTGCCTTCACACAGACTCCTTGGGCCTCAGTGACCCTTTGTGGGTCAGGAGCTCTAAAGGCAGGGATAAGGCTTTTCACCACTTCGTATACTCAAgcgtggtgggggtggagggaagaaccCAGGACCCAGCGCCAGCCAGACAGGGGTCTCAGCTGTGCTTTTGCCGTGGGCTGGCTGTGCTGATGGACACACACCACTTTTTTGAATCTGTAGAATCACAGTGAGGATCAAGATTTCCAGATTCTCCTTTGCCTTTCCCGTGGCATTCCCTGACGGATGGGGTGTGGGTGTGGACATGGAGGATCTGGGCCACCAGCTGATGGATAATAACCCCCAGGCAGGGTCATGCTGACCCTTCCCCCAACTCAGCATCCTGGGCACACTAGAGAAGCACTTGTGTTTCTTAGTTTATCCATCATATTCTCCTTTATTCATCTTTCTCCATCTTGGTCTCCATTGTCCCACCTTTGCTGTGGCCGTTCTCCCAAATCCTTTTTCCCTAGGTCCAcagtcctccctccctccctattgGGCAAGGCCTGGGTCTGAGAAAGGGGGATCCCTGGCCCCTAAGGGGCTTTTCTTCCACTTCCttggagccccccccccccttcagaACTGCCATAGCTCCTGCCTCCCCTAACCCTGTCCCAATCTCTTCAGCCTGGACTAGAGCATGTGCACAGTACTTTCTGGAATTTTGGAAAAAGGAAGTGGGAAAATCTCCCTCCTCTCATCAGTACTGGGGTCAGAAGAGTTCTCAGTAAAACAGACTCCCTCCCTCTGAGAGGCCAGGAAGCATCACGAGAAAGCCGGACACACGTGCAGAAGGGCTGGGAGTGAGTCGTCTCCTCTGCCCCTCGCTGGGAGGCAGGAATAAGGTTTTGCGGGCAGTAGTCTTCAGGAGACACCCCGAGGATTCCACGGTAGAAGCCTCCTTCTGGGGGCCAGCCAGTGCCCCTACGCCTGCTGCTGAGACATCTGCCTTGCGGAGGAGCTCTGCTCAGCCTTAGTGGGCAAGTTTGGCTGCCTCGAGTTCCAGCCGGCGACACAGCTCCAGGCGTCCCCGTAGGCACGGTGGGGGGCTGAGGCGGCCCCAGCCAGTAGCTTCGATGGAAGGCCCCGCGTCCAGCGCCCGCAGCAAGCGAGGCAGGTCGCGCAGCAGACGGTAGCGCGGCAGGGCGCGCAGCGACGGTGGGATGTCACCCTTGACGCAGAGGCGACTGAAGTACGCAAGCAGCAGCAGCGGGCGCGGGGCGGCGCGGAGCAGAGTGCGCAGGGGCGCGGTGCGGGGCCCCGCGCGGCTCCACAGCAGTAGCACCGTGCCTCGCTCCCGCACCACGCGCGCCCGTGCCGCCCAGAGCCACGGCAGTGGGCCCACGCGTGCAACGCGCGTCCCCTCCCATAGGTCCACGATCACGTCGCGTCCGCCGCCCAGTGCGATCCGCAGCAGTTCAGCCAGCGCCCCCACCAGGCGCCGCTGCGCCTCTGAGTCCGCGGCGTGCAGGAGCAGCACCGGCCGTGCTCGGCCGGGGCCTGTGGGCAGGAGCCACGGATGAACAGGGTGGGGGCTAAGGGACAGCCCAGCCTTCTCCTCCCCGGCCTCGGGGCTACATCATAGGatgcccctctcctcccccaccccccccaccccgttccTTATCTGCGCTGGGGGTGGGTGCCCAGGGCAGCATTAGTCTGTAGGGAGCCTTGGGGCTAATTAGATAAAGGTGCCCCGGAAGGGGCGAGGGCCAGGGTGCCAGGCTTGGCAGGGGCCACGCAGGCTGCATTTCTGTTCCACTCGCCGCTTGCCCAGCAGAGACTTGGTACAATGGGAACTTTGCCCTGTCTTAACCATTCCTGCCCACTAGGGAAGCTGAGGTTCACCTCTTTGGGTAGCAAAGAGCTGGGCGCAGCAGCAGGGACAAGGCTCTTGGGGAAGGTGAAGGGTGGGGGCAACTAGCCTAGGAGCTGGGAAGGTCTGCATCCCCAGGTCACTTACGAGTGACTATACCTGACAGCAAGCGCCGGCAGGTGAGGACCAGGACAATCCCCAGCAGGGTGGTGAGGGCCAGCAGGGCCAGAACCAGGAGTCCCAGGCGTCTATGAGAGACTGAGTCAAGCCGGATGAGGACAAGGGCGCCTCAGTGCCCAACCCCCCTCCTACCGCTGCCCCAAGAACTCACCATCCGGACACAGGAGGTGCTTCCAGGCAAAGCGGACATCCGACCTCCACACCTGAGGGCACAGAGCACCCCCACCCATGAGCCAGGATAGCACTTCCTCCAGGGGAAGACGAATGAGGCTTGGGGATGGAGAGGAGGCTACATGCACAGGGAATGCCTCCAGCCCAGAACAGGTCAGGAGTCGCAGACTCAAAAGGAAACTCAAAGCTGGCCAGGGTGTGCACGACACGGGGACCTGGAGGGCAGGCCCTGGCTGAAGCAGACACTGCTGAGCTCCAGCCATTGTCACCAGGCCTACATGTAGACACAGAATACCAGGTTTTCTGATTTGTCAAGAAAATCCAGAAGTcggctttttaaaatatgacatttccCAATACTTAAATGGTGGCAACAAATTCCAATTTCAAACACCGTGCTGGCCAAAGCAAACATTTTTGCAGACTGGATTTGCCCAGTGTGCTACCTGTGGGGTAGATACTAGCGCAGTGTGTgcagagggaaggagggcaggattCCTTACCAGGACACAGCCTCCAGGCCTCAGGAAGGGAATGATGAGGTCTAGTGTCACCGGGCTTGAGCCCTGAGTCTGTcggaataaagaacaaaatgactGTTCCCACGGAGGCAAATCTGGCTCTGTCCAGCTTCTGAgcctttgcccatgctgttcGTCCTTTCCaccacccaccctcccccaaaTTCTCCCAGGCTTAATGCCAAGTGCCAcccctccaagaagccttccctgatttcaTTCCCAGATCCCACTGATCATTCCCAGATCAGAATTGCTGCAAAAATACACAATGGTCATGTAGTCGGGCACTTGTCAACAGACATATTCCGGGTGCCGACTCTATGCCAAGCCCTGAAGAAAAACGGCGGGCGCAGATGTTGTCTCTGTCCTCCAGCAGCGCACAGAACAGGGAGGCTAATGATATGCTGTCCCCCTCCTGTCCCGCACACCTGCAAGGGCAGCTTATCCATTGGAAAGAATGTAAGTTGTAGACTCAGGAGACCCCAGTTAATAAAGTCAGGCTTAACGGTTGCCTTGGTCGTTCCCAGCTGTGTGGTCTTTGCATGGAAATAGGTGACCTCCCTGcctgagcctcactttcttcatttgtctgtgAAGGGTAATGATCCTAGTTTTCTGGGTTATTGAGAGCGTCACATGGGTATATGCAGGTGAACCTCTTTATAACAGACAGGACAGTGTGTATTCGTCTAGTCATAGTAGCTATATTACACTGTGGACTCCCAGAGGCAGAGACTCAGTTACATACTTTTCTTGTATCTCCCAGGGCCAGAGACAGGGTAGGCATAGAATAGGCACTCGATAAATGCATACTGAATTGGAGAGAACTGATTGCCACCTGCCTACCTGCAGGATGTGGCTGTGCCCTACGTTCTGAGTTCTGGGTAGGGGGCTGATCAGAATCTCCACCCTTTGGGAACACCTTCTACCCCGTACCCCACCCTGTGCCAAATCCCATTCTCCAGTCAGCTGGAAGCAAGTGCTGAGGCAGTGGCTCTCAAGTCATGGCTGAACTCAGTGAACGTGGTCTTTTCCCAGCTCAGAGAAACAAATGAGTCCATGGATTTCTCTCCATTTCAGGTTTTCCCACAACTTTGTCTTAAATCTTCAGCATGACGTGGTCTTAAATCTTGGGCATTTGCTACCACCTGTCTGTTTGGGAGCCCTCGGAgcatacaaaacaaataagcaagctGCAAGTGAGCATTTAAGAAAGAACTGGGAAGAGCTAGTCATGCTTAGTCTGCCTGGGGCTGTGGTTTTGCagatatatttgtggtttttatatCAGATACAGAGAAGAGAGTTTGCTAGTGAAACTGTTCTTAGTTCACATATCTGTCAGTAGTTTACAGTACTCTGCAAAGAGCACTTCAGCTTCCAGGGGCTCTTGTCTCCCAAGATTTTAGGTTGGGAGATAGTTCGAGAACCTCTGCCAGCTGCCTGGTGGAAGCAGGCAAAAGCACGGTGGTAGAGGACAGGTGGGTTGGGGAGAGCATCAGTATAAAATGTGGCAGCAGTTTGAGGGGGCAAGAGAACAGCTGGATGTGGAAGGGCAAGTCTTTTGCCTGTGTATCTCTGTAAGTTCAGAAACTGAAAGGGAAGACCCTGCCAGAGGAGCCAGCTGAACAAAGGCTGATCAAGTAAATCAATAACCAGTAAGTCAGGGATTTGCTTGCCGCCACCTGCTGTGCTCTGAGCAATAGACGTAGTGGGCGGCCAGGCCCTACCTGGCTGATGCTGTACACAGGGGGCGCCCAGCTGTCCTGCCTCAAGCCTGGGGGGCTCCAGGCAGCACTGAATGTGGCGTGCGTCCTCGTGAAGAAGTGAAGGATCAGCTGCTGGGCCTGGGTGTCCATGCTCACGTTCCAGGATGGGGCTGCCGGGGTGGGGAAAAGGGTGTCATGTGAGAGACCTTGCTTGGGGAGGTGATAAGAGCTGGGCCGCAGTTGACAGAAAGTTGGGGTGAGAGTTTGGCTTGGTCACAGTTGGGTGAGGGCAAAATCGTGGGAGGGGTTCCCAGCTGGGGTCACTTATTGGCTCACCAGTCTGGTGGGGACATTCAACGTGGCTGCTGTTTCTAAAAGAGAACTGAGAGATCCAAGAAAGGTAGGTCAGCAAGCTCCAGGCAGCATCCACATCCCTACCCACCCCCACTTGCCCACGTCTGTACCTTGAAGCAGAGCTGGGGGTGCAAGTCCACTTTCTCCAAAATGTACCACTGTGGTGGGAGAAGGGGGTCAGTCAGGAGCAGGGCCCTGGGCCCCGCCCTGCCCACTCCGGTCCTGGGGAGGCCTGTCTCACCCCGTCTGACTCTTGAGCTGTGGCATTGGGGAGGTCTTCGCAGAGGGTGTGCGAACCCTGCCTCTGGCAGAGGGAGGCCTCCAGCTTCAGTGGGCAGCGGAGTGTCAGGGCCATGACCATCTGACTGTGCTGGCTGTGGTCAGTAAAGTGCACTGACTTCCAGAAGTCCGAGCCATCTGGGCAGCAGCAGGGCCAGAGAGTGAGGCCTGGAGAGACCTGAGCCCCGCTTTGCCCTCATTttgccacccccatccccagggcATCCGGAGGCCACATTTGTGAAGGCTCCCAGCAGTTACTGGCCTGCTAGGAACCCCCAAAATGAGCATGCCTTCTCCAGGGCTCCTTTATTACCGTTTCTATTTAGCAGTCTCCTCTCCTTCCTGCATCATTCTGGCTAGTGCTTTGTTGCTCCCCAAACTTGAAATCTTCGTATCTTTGCTTAGGTTCCTCTCAGAACCAGGAAtgccctccctttctcttctctcctgtctAAATCCTGCTCATTTTCTGAGTGCAGCTCAGGTGTCACCTCCTTTAAGAGACCTGCTCTTGCTCATGGCAGCCTGTACATGGCGTCTCGCTTTCCTGAGTTCATGCTGCACAGCCTACTCCTTACGTGCAACCCTGCCCTGGAATGCAGGCTGCTTTGTGCTATTCACTTGTCATGTTTGAGAGTCCTGTCTCTTCAGCTTGGggacaaaaatatatgtacagcACTTTAGACGTCAGCAACCACTTTGACATATCATATTGGATTCAGGCCTCATAAACAGTTGCAAAGTAAGGCAGGGCAAGTGTcattattttacaggtgagaaaactgaggctcagaggaaagtaagtggcagagctgggatgtgagTGAGCCCAGCTCCTCTGGTCCATCCTCAGGACATGACCTCCTTACATTCAATATTTCTGAAGCCCCCACAGTGCCTAGTATTGTGTTCAATACTCTGATTTATTGGCAGGCTGACCTGCAGACATTGCAGCCCTTTTCCCCCACGGAGTCCAGGGAAAGTACCTGCATGCCTTCTGGGGCCTTCCTCCAACACAAGTGTGAAGtaggtgcgtgtgtgtgtgtgtgtgtgtgtgtgtgtgtaagagacaGAGAGGGGCTGTGCATGCACAAGAGTGCATATGGGCAGCACTCACAGGCTTCCGGCCAGCTCTGGAAGGGACATTTTTTGCGCCTCACGGTGTCCTCTTGCAGGTAGGATGCCTGGGGGGACAGGGAGCAGGCAGGGAAGGTAGCGGAAGGGCTTTTCCTATATCGCTCAGACCTGGAACTCATTCCTGAGCCAGCAGGGCACTGAGGAGGGGAGCAATGCAGGGTGTGAGTAGTGGTGCTTGAGTCTGGGGGAGGAACGCCAGGGTCTGGTAGTGAGAACAGAAGTGAGGGGCTGAGTCCTTTTCTCCTTGGAAAGGAGAACCTATCTCCAGAAAGAGGCAGACTGTGAGACCACATTCTTCCACTTTTGGCTTCCCTGGCCTCCATTCTCCGTGGTTCCCAGGGCGTCTAGTGCCCTACCTGGGCTCCTCCCTCTGGGTTGCCCAAACGCCAGGTGGCAGGTCTCTGCCTGTATCCTCCCTTTAGTTTCCCCCTGGGAGATAAGGCCCCCTGCCTTTTCTGTCTATGCCACATAAGTCTTAATGCTAGACCTTCGGAATTAGGGAGAGGAGGACCGCTATGAAGGACTAGTGGGGACATGGCTTTGCAGACCATCTGGAACCTGGCAGTGGCTACGTGCCCCCACCGTGACTGATCAGAACCCACAGTGAGGGCAGCTGTCTATTCTGCCTCTGTAGGCCACGACCAGGTCTGGACCAATGCAAGCTAAGTCTGGGTGGAGCTGAGGTTGGAATTACCCCAAAAAATGTCCCATGTTCAGCAGGACACTGCCATCTCTGACCCAGAGTATGGCTCACAGTCAACCTGGCACCAGTCTTTCCAAGCACCCATTAACACCCAGTCCTTTTAAAACCTGTCTTCCTGAAAATGTGTCTCACCAATGGCGCTATCGGGGGCCCCAGGAATGGGGCCATGGACGATCCATGCCCTCTTCTCTGCTCACCTCTATGCATAGACATGGCAGAAGGAATTCATAAGGCAGGTCAGCAGTGTGGCCCCAAGACACAATTTTCTGTTGACAAAGcagcaaagggagagaagaagagataCCTGAGAAAGAGCACAGGCACCCTAGCCCAGGGCAGGAGGAAGCTGGGACCTTGGCCAACACCCTATTTTTCCTCTTGTATGAGACTGAATTCTTTCATCGAAAAatttcctcttaaagggtctcTGCTCTATACTCTGACCAGTTTCTCTCGGTGTCTCAACGtatggagtgggggagggaggagtcaGGGAAAGGAACATATATTTAATGGGCCCCACTGTATGCCAGGTAGGGTGCTGGGtgctaaagaaataattaaatgccaGCATCACAGTGATGCCGGGAGGCATCATCACCATTCTATAAATGAAGAGAGCTGAGGGCCTCAGGGGTGCGTTATCAGTCCCTGCAAATGGTGCCAGCTGTTCACAAGGGCCTCTGTGACAACTGGAGGTTGAGGTGGGGTATCGGTCTGGCCTGGGAGAATGGGGATATCTCAATCTCTGAGGGGCAGCAACAAAGGGAGGGCAATGGAAGGGTACCAGGACAGATGTGACCACTGTTATTTTCTCAGGGAGAACAACTTCTTGAAGGAACTGAAACAGCTTCTTAATGAATACAACCTGAATCTCACTGGTGGGCTTCTCGTTGCAGGTAAATACCATATTCATTTCTCTGCTAATCATGGTTGCTCCAGGTCTCTGTGGGCCCTTTCCTTGCCGCTCCCCCCTGTGTTTTCTGTCTAGTCCAAAGAGGTCTTCATGCTCAACACTTCAGACTTGTGGGTGCTGGAGAATTATCTTCCCTCTCTACCTCAGGCTCCCTTTATGTATAAGGGGTAGGCTGTTTTCCTCCAGCACTGAGAGATCCGGCTTTTTACAGGGCAATGGCACTCCATACCTGGACATCAAAGGGACTGCTCAGGTCTTCGCACTCTAGTGCCCACTGGTGACAAAGACGCACGCTGACCTCAGGGCCTGGGGGAACGCTCACTCGAATAGCCCGTGCCTCAGGCAGCAAGTCGAAGGAGAACTCGGGCCCTGGGGAGAAAGGGGGCTTGGTGGTCTTGTGTCTTGCCCTTAGCAAGGGCACTACGACTTGACTGTGCCCATCTCCAGTCACACCCCATGCCTACCTTTGTGCTTTTGTGAGCCCTGTCTTGGGAGCTCTTCCACTGCCCCTGGATCTGATGGTTGGGTCCTTTTAGAGCGTTGCCCCTTGTGAGAGCTGTCTAGGGAGGGGACGGAGATGTGATGGCCCTTCTCAGACAGGCAACAGCTACTCAGCAGCTTCCTCTGTGGGCAGAGAGCAAGGTTGGCCTTAGGCCAGGAATCAGGATCTCTAGCTTCTGTGTCTCCCTCTGGAACATGGGACACCACAGTCAAGTTGCTCGGCCTTTAGGCTTCAGTTTCCCTAACTGTGTAATGGACAGAACAGTCTACTTCATCTCCACACTTTCCATCTCTTTCATGTGGCTGGAGAACAAAATGAGAGGACAGAAAGCAAAGGGCTGGGGTGTAGGCCAGGGCTGGAACTGGAAAGTACCTGAGCAGACGCTGGCATCGTGTGTCTCCTACAGAAGTGGAACGTGTAAGACTTTCTGGATTTCTGCACCAGGCGGTGGAACCTGTCCCGCTGAGGGCCTGCGCAGGAAAGGAAGGACATATTTCATATCAGCCCTTCAGTGCCCCTCCCCTACCTGGAGATGTGCCCAATGTTGGACTGTAAGTCATTTTAGATCAAGGGGGGTAATGATATCAAGCCTCTTTTCTCCTGaaagttaaaatacaaacaaaaaaggattaGTTTCTTAAGTaccaaaaagatatatatatatatacatgtatatatgtatatgtatatatatgtgtgtgtatgtatatatatttttggtacttAAGAAATTAATCCTTTTttgattgtatatatatatatatatatacacatatatatatcttcctctacttaagaaatatatataagtatatatacatatatatgaagatGTTCATTGTCGCAttatttataactgaaaaattacaaaCTGCCAATCCTTAAGCAGTGTATGGGCATTTAGTATGTATCGGGCACTGAGATAGGCAATGAAAATACAGCATTAACTAAGAACAATCTTACTTTACAAACAGAAGGTAATAATAGTAAATTCATAgaactaaaacattttaattccaaGAATTGGTGCCAGATGAGAAGAGAAACACCTTCACAAAATGATACAAATGAACTCACTAAGAGCAGTCACGGTGTGCTATTTTAGGATGCCCCAAGTCTCTGTTGAGGTTGACAATGGGACAAACATGAGTTCTAGTATAATAAGTCCCACTTGCCTCAGCTGGGGGCCCCGCACCCCACCACTACCCAAATTTCCCTAATTCACAAAACCACTGAGATGGCCAAAGGGCTGCTTCTCATACCTGAAGGAACTGACACCAGGTGCAGGCACACACAGTAGGGGCAGTGCCAGAGCTGAGCACACCAAGGCtttggggagctggggagggccAACCAGGTACGGCAAGGAATATGGGCAGACCTTCCTgcgaaagaggaaaaggaaatcaagTGGTAGGGTCCAAGGAGGTCCCTCCTGCCTCAGACAAGTTGGACTTGAGGCTGAGCCACTTCCATCCTGCCCATGTGACCTGGGGCAGGGTATGGACCTTACTGAGCCTCAGCTGCCTCATTCATAAAGTAGAGCTATTGTCAAGATCAAGTAAGATAATGTGTGGGAAAGTATGTCATGTGGGAGCTGTCTGGGGACAG
This Rhinolophus sinicus isolate RSC01 linkage group LG10, ASM3656204v1, whole genome shotgun sequence DNA region includes the following protein-coding sequences:
- the IL17RE gene encoding interleukin-17 receptor E isoform X2 is translated as MLHEQEEAVGCWGGSPQRLERCQHHRKPQETRLCSHVLGALTRRKPMGSPTLAALLLSLHLLLIGLSASAGIGCPCLPCWNTRCLLASHMDDSFAGRSAHIPCRTWLALPSSPKPWCAQLWHCPYCVCLHLVSVPSGPQRDRFHRLVQKSRKSYTFHFCRRHTMPASAQRKLLSSCCLSEKGHHISVPSLDSSHKGQRSKRTQPSDPGAVEELPRQGSQKHKGPEFSFDLLPEARAIRVSVPPGPEVSVRLCHQWALECEDLSSPFDVQKIVSWGHTADLPYEFLLPCLCIECPAGSGMSSRSERYRKSPSATFPACSLSPQASYLQEDTVRRKKCPFQSWPEAYGSDFWKSVHFTDHSQHSQMVMALTLRCPLKLEASLCQRQGSHTLCEDLPNATAQESDGWYILEKVDLHPQLCFKFSFRNSSHVECPHQTAPSWNVSMDTQAQQLILHFFTRTHATFSAAWSPPGLRQDSWAPPVYSISQTQGSSPVTLDLIIPFLRPGGCVLVWRSDVRFAWKHLLCPDVSHRRLGLLVLALLALTTLLGIVLVLTCRRLLSGPGRARPVLLLHAADSEAQRRLVGALAELLRIALGGGRDVIVDLWEGTRVARVGPLPWLWAARARVVRERGTVLLLWSRAGPRTAPLRTLLRAAPRPLLLLAYFSRLCVKGDIPPSLRALPRYRLLRDLPRLLRALDAGPSIEATGWGRLSPPPCLRGRLELCRRLELEAAKLAH
- the IL17RE gene encoding interleukin-17 receptor E isoform X1, whose amino-acid sequence is MLHEQEEAVGCWGGSPQRLERCQHHRKPQETRLCSHVLGALTRRKPMGSPTLAALLLSLHLLLIGLSASAGIGCPCLPCWNTRCLLASHMDDSFAGRSAHIPCRTWLALPSSPKPWCAQLWHCPYCVCLHLVSVPSGPQRDRFHRLVQKSRKSYTFHFCRRHTMPASAQRKLLSSCCLSEKGHHISVPSLDSSHKGQRSKRTQPSDPGAVEELPRQGSQKHKGPEFSFDLLPEARAIRVSVPPGPEVSVRLCHQWALECEDLSSPFDVQKIVSWGHTADLPYEFLLPCLCIECPAGSGMSSRSERYRKSPSATFPACSLSPQASYLQEDTVRRKKCPFQSWPEAYGSDFWKSVHFTDHSQHSQMVMALTLRCPLKLEASLCQRQGSHTLCEDLPNATAQESDGWYILEKVDLHPQLCFKFSFRNSSHVECPHQTAPSWNVSMDTQAQQLILHFFTRTHATFSAAWSPPGLRQDSWAPPVYSISQTQGSSPVTLDLIIPFLRPGGCVLVWRSDVRFAWKHLLCPDVSHRRLGLLVLALLALTTLLGIVLVLTCRRLLSGIVTRPGRARPVLLLHAADSEAQRRLVGALAELLRIALGGGRDVIVDLWEGTRVARVGPLPWLWAARARVVRERGTVLLLWSRAGPRTAPLRTLLRAAPRPLLLLAYFSRLCVKGDIPPSLRALPRYRLLRDLPRLLRALDAGPSIEATGWGRLSPPPCLRGRLELCRRLELEAAKLAH
- the IL17RE gene encoding interleukin-17 receptor E isoform X5, yielding MLHEQEEAVGCWGGSPQRLERCQHHRKPQETRLCSHVLGALTRRKPMGSPTLAALLLSLHLLLIGLSASAGIGCPCLPCWNTRCLLASHMDDSFAGRSAHIPCRTWLALPSSPKPWCAQLWHCPYCVCLHLVSVPSGPQRDRFHRLVQKSRKSYTFHFCRRHTMPASAQRKLLSSCCLSEKGHHISVPSLDSSHKGQRSKRTQPSDPGAVEELPRQGSQKHKGPEFSFDLLPEARAIRVSVPPGPEVSVRLCHQWALECEDLSSPFDVQKIVSWGHTADLPYEFLLPCLCIEWYILEKVDLHPQLCFKFSFRNSSHVECPHQTAPSWNVSMDTQAQQLILHFFTRTHATFSAAWSPPGLRQDSWAPPVYSISQTQGSSPVTLDLIIPFLRPGGCVLVWRSDVRFAWKHLLCPDVSHRRLGLLVLALLALTTLLGIVLVLTCRRLLSGIVTRPGRARPVLLLHAADSEAQRRLVGALAELLRIALGGGRDVIVDLWEGTRVARVGPLPWLWAARARVVRERGTVLLLWSRAGPRTAPLRTLLRAAPRPLLLLAYFSRLCVKGDIPPSLRALPRYRLLRDLPRLLRALDAGPSIEATGWGRLSPPPCLRGRLELCRRLELEAAKLAH